The proteins below are encoded in one region of Mycobacterium pseudokansasii:
- a CDS encoding LLM class flavin-dependent oxidoreductase: MRTATTVEFSSAGRDTVEFVVEAEKLGLDVCWVAEAWGADGPSALGYLAARTDRMLLGSGVLQLGIRSPVAVAQTAITLSNLSRGRFLLGLGASGPQVIEGLHGVSFARPLARMRETVAIVRQALAGDKICHSGNEFQIPRPGGEAVPMRLSMRPEHPIPIYLAALSPAMLRLTGQIADGWLGTSFVPEGAAGAYFAYLDNGLTAADRTRADIDICQGAEVAFAADEDELRRMVAGRKKELAFSLGGMGSASTNYYNRAYSRQGWADVAAMVREHWQRGDRDRAVALVTEEMVLATTLIGTEDMVRARLAVWRDTGVDTVRLYPAGDTLDAKLSTLARAIELVREV; this comes from the coding sequence ATGCGCACCGCCACGACGGTCGAATTCTCCAGCGCCGGCCGGGACACCGTGGAGTTCGTCGTCGAGGCCGAAAAGCTGGGGCTGGACGTCTGCTGGGTCGCCGAGGCCTGGGGTGCGGATGGGCCGTCGGCGTTGGGATACCTCGCCGCGCGCACCGACCGGATGCTGCTGGGCTCCGGTGTACTGCAACTCGGCATCCGATCACCCGTTGCGGTGGCCCAGACCGCGATCACGCTGTCCAACCTGTCGCGCGGACGGTTCCTGCTCGGCCTGGGCGCCTCGGGTCCGCAGGTGATCGAGGGTCTGCACGGGGTGTCGTTCGCCCGGCCGCTGGCGCGGATGCGCGAAACCGTCGCCATCGTGCGGCAAGCCCTGGCGGGCGACAAAATATGCCACTCCGGCAACGAGTTTCAGATTCCGCGCCCCGGCGGCGAGGCGGTGCCGATGCGATTGTCGATGCGGCCCGAGCACCCGATCCCGATCTATTTGGCAGCGTTGTCGCCGGCGATGCTGCGGTTGACGGGACAGATCGCCGACGGGTGGCTCGGCACCAGCTTCGTGCCGGAAGGCGCCGCCGGCGCCTACTTCGCGTATCTGGACAACGGGCTGACCGCCGCCGATCGCACCCGGGCCGACATCGACATCTGTCAGGGCGCCGAGGTCGCGTTCGCCGCCGATGAGGACGAGCTGCGGCGCATGGTCGCCGGTCGCAAGAAGGAGCTGGCGTTCAGCCTGGGTGGCATGGGGTCGGCCAGCACCAATTACTACAACCGGGCCTACAGCCGGCAAGGCTGGGCTGACGTCGCCGCCATGGTGCGGGAGCACTGGCAGCGCGGCGACCGCGACCGCGCGGTCGCGTTGGTCACCGAAGAGATGGTCCTGGCCACCACGCTGATCGGGACCGAGGACATGGTCCGGGCCCGCCTTGCGGTGTGGCGGGACACCGGTGTGGACACGGTGCGGCTCTATCCTGCGGGCGACACGCTCGATGCCAAGCTTTCGACGCTCGCCCGGGCCATCGAGCTGGTCCGCGAGGTTTAG
- a CDS encoding DUF1214 domain-containing protein yields the protein MTHESTTAWRELLDTLGALDGGFLDGDRAVTDDRHLADGYRMLAATLGVAFDAYLFPEPGRPQFVAVNTPFRRDRRWGGDNTDAYYFMCPVDPTRRYRISGNKGDSAYFSVTAYNEPSPGAWSDRVVAIVRDSDLDIDADGNFSFELGPTSGAAVLMTRDYQADPLTGRPVTWTIEALDAPDPIRHGDAETAARLRAAATWMRTMFAIVPLAVGDRARDAHRLGHETAHVANQFAAPYQVPDANFGWSARDACYSYGSFVLDDDEALVITHRPPPCRFWNLVVWNQFMATYGPAEGPDARCSINGHSAVINSDGSVTIVLSRGVSRHPNSLTTLGYPRGNLAFRWFLPDELPARPEVKLMPLADAPTRAR from the coding sequence ATGACGCACGAGTCGACTACGGCATGGCGGGAACTGCTCGACACCCTGGGCGCCCTCGACGGCGGCTTCCTCGACGGCGACCGTGCGGTGACCGACGACCGGCACCTCGCCGACGGGTACCGCATGCTCGCCGCCACCCTGGGTGTCGCCTTCGACGCCTATCTGTTCCCCGAGCCGGGCCGGCCACAGTTTGTCGCGGTCAACACGCCGTTTCGTCGCGACCGCCGCTGGGGCGGCGACAACACCGACGCCTATTACTTCATGTGCCCGGTCGATCCGACACGGCGCTACCGGATTAGCGGCAACAAGGGTGACAGCGCGTATTTCTCGGTGACCGCCTACAACGAGCCCTCCCCCGGCGCGTGGTCGGACCGGGTCGTCGCGATTGTCCGCGACAGTGATCTCGATATCGATGCCGACGGCAACTTCTCCTTCGAGCTGGGTCCGACGTCCGGTGCCGCCGTGCTGATGACCCGCGACTATCAGGCCGACCCGCTGACCGGCCGCCCCGTCACCTGGACTATCGAGGCGCTCGACGCGCCGGACCCCATACGCCACGGCGACGCCGAGACCGCCGCAAGGCTACGGGCGGCGGCCACCTGGATGCGCACCATGTTCGCAATCGTGCCGCTGGCCGTCGGGGACCGGGCCCGTGACGCGCATCGACTCGGACACGAGACCGCCCACGTCGCAAACCAATTCGCGGCTCCCTATCAGGTGCCCGACGCCAACTTCGGCTGGTCGGCGCGCGATGCCTGCTACTCCTACGGCAGTTTCGTGCTCGACGACGACGAAGCGCTGGTCATCACCCACAGGCCGCCGCCGTGCCGGTTCTGGAACCTGGTGGTGTGGAACCAGTTCATGGCCACCTACGGCCCCGCCGAGGGCCCCGATGCCCGTTGCTCCATCAATGGCCACAGCGCGGTAATCAACAGCGACGGCTCGGTGACGATCGTCTTGTCCCGCGGGGTTTCCCGCCACCCGAACTCGCTGACCACGCTGGGATACCCGCGCGGCAATCTCGCCTTCCGGTGGTTTCTGCCCGACGAGCTGCCCGCCCGGCCCGAGGTGAAGCTGATGCCGCTGGCCGACGCGCCTACTCGCGCACGCTAA
- a CDS encoding TetR/AcrR family transcriptional regulator — MAVDFGRPRDPRIDAAVLRATVELLAETGYAGLLVSAIAERAGTSKPAIYRRWPSKAHLVHEAVFPIGAETAIADTGSLATDLREMVRRTRAVLATPAARAALPGLVGEMAADPTLHAALLERFAGTISGGLAGRLEKAAAAGEVRADITASELVEAIAGITLLGLLTRASEVDDAWVDRTTTLLLKGILKGMPE; from the coding sequence ATGGCAGTCGATTTCGGCCGACCCCGTGATCCGCGGATCGACGCGGCGGTGCTTCGCGCGACGGTTGAACTGCTCGCCGAAACGGGCTATGCCGGGCTGCTGGTGTCCGCCATCGCCGAACGGGCCGGCACCAGCAAGCCGGCGATCTATCGGCGCTGGCCCAGCAAGGCGCACCTGGTGCACGAGGCGGTGTTTCCGATCGGCGCCGAAACCGCTATTGCGGACACCGGATCGCTGGCGACGGATCTGCGCGAGATGGTGCGACGCACGAGGGCGGTCCTGGCGACGCCGGCCGCTCGCGCGGCGCTGCCCGGGCTGGTCGGTGAGATGGCGGCCGACCCCACCCTGCATGCCGCACTGTTGGAGCGATTTGCCGGCACGATCTCCGGCGGCCTCGCCGGACGGCTCGAGAAGGCCGCGGCCGCAGGCGAAGTCCGGGCCGACATCACCGCTAGTGAACTGGTCGAGGCCATCGCCGGCATCACACTGCTAGGCCTGCTTACCCGCGCCAGCGAAGTCGATGACGCCTGGGTCGACCGCACCACCACATTGCTGCTGAAGGGAATCCTGAAAGGAATGCCTGAATGA
- a CDS encoding sulfotransferase family protein, whose product MSDAVRLDDLAEPRFSTEAQQLRDMMATMAPQCPLDADALHARASADTGLHDFGDDDYRERLDVFLAALRDIDGLHPPGVVNFYGQLLQLLKNRLLLADLLTRHPEIDDIELRPPVFIAGLPRTGTTHLHNMLAAAPTFRTMPYWESVEPYPLPAEAGIEPDPRRARMDVAVHVINIVMPYFPLMHEMTTDHVHEEIQLLANDFSTMLFETLAHVPRWRDYYQAHDQTPHYAYLATQLKAMQFLRGGRRWLLKSPQHLEQVPVLDRVFPGSIVVFTHRDPVPVALSMIAMIVYSARMHRSPVPVAEIAAYWVDRLELMLTALVRDRDTVGPRRSIDIRFDDFMADELGVAAQAYALAGEPFDEPARTAFTGYLAGHRRGRLGHVETSCEMFGLTEKDLRARFAPYVERFLT is encoded by the coding sequence GTGAGTGATGCCGTTCGTCTCGACGACCTGGCCGAGCCCCGGTTCAGTACCGAGGCCCAGCAGCTCCGCGACATGATGGCCACGATGGCTCCGCAATGCCCGTTGGATGCCGACGCGCTGCACGCGCGCGCCAGCGCCGACACCGGCCTGCACGATTTCGGCGACGACGACTACCGGGAACGACTCGACGTTTTTCTGGCCGCGCTGCGTGACATCGACGGGCTGCACCCGCCCGGGGTGGTGAACTTCTACGGGCAACTGCTGCAGTTGCTCAAGAACCGGCTGTTGTTGGCCGACCTGCTCACCAGGCATCCCGAGATCGACGACATCGAACTGCGACCACCAGTGTTCATCGCCGGCTTGCCCCGCACCGGCACCACACATCTGCACAACATGCTGGCGGCGGCACCGACCTTCCGCACCATGCCGTACTGGGAAAGTGTCGAGCCGTACCCCCTGCCGGCCGAGGCCGGAATCGAACCGGATCCGCGGCGAGCACGTATGGACGTCGCGGTGCACGTGATCAACATCGTGATGCCTTACTTTCCGCTGATGCACGAGATGACCACCGACCACGTGCACGAAGAGATTCAGCTGCTGGCCAACGACTTCTCGACGATGTTGTTCGAGACGCTGGCCCACGTGCCTCGCTGGCGCGACTACTACCAGGCCCACGACCAGACGCCGCACTACGCGTACCTGGCCACCCAACTCAAGGCGATGCAGTTCCTGCGCGGCGGGCGGCGCTGGCTGCTCAAGTCGCCCCAGCACCTCGAGCAGGTGCCGGTGCTGGATCGGGTTTTTCCCGGCAGCATCGTGGTGTTCACCCACCGCGACCCGGTGCCGGTGGCGCTGTCGATGATCGCGATGATCGTCTACTCCGCCCGGATGCACCGCTCGCCGGTGCCGGTGGCAGAGATTGCGGCATATTGGGTGGACCGGCTCGAGCTGATGCTCACCGCGCTGGTGCGCGATCGTGACACCGTCGGTCCGCGGCGCTCGATCGACATCCGATTCGACGACTTCATGGCCGACGAACTCGGTGTCGCCGCGCAGGCGTACGCCCTGGCCGGCGAGCCGTTCGACGAACCGGCACGGACGGCGTTCACCGGCTACCTGGCCGGCCACCGGCGCGGCCGACTGGGCCACGTCGAAACGTCCTGCGAGATGTTCGGGCTGACCGAGAAGGACCTGCGCGCCCGCTTCGCGCCCTATGTCGAGCGGTTTCTGACCTAG
- a CDS encoding alpha/beta fold hydrolase: MTTMPALDGVEHRFVDVGDGVTIHVADAGPADGPAVMLVHGFPENWWEWHKLIGPLAADGYRVLCPDLRGAGWSSAPRCRYLKSEMADDLAAVLDRLGVEKVKLVAHDWGGPVAFIMMLRYPAKVTGFFGLNTSAPWVRRDLGMLRHMWRFWYQIPMSLPVVGPRLIADPKARYFRMLTSWVGGGYSVPDEDVQIYVDCMRQPGHAEAGSRWYRSFQTTEMLRWLRGEYNDKRVDVPVRWLHGTGDPVITPNLLRGYESRASDFEVELVDGVGHWIVEQRPDLVLDRLRAFLTA, translated from the coding sequence ATGACCACAATGCCCGCGCTGGACGGCGTCGAACACCGGTTTGTCGATGTAGGCGACGGCGTGACCATCCACGTGGCCGACGCCGGGCCCGCCGACGGGCCGGCGGTGATGCTGGTGCACGGCTTTCCGGAGAACTGGTGGGAGTGGCACAAGCTGATCGGCCCGCTGGCCGCCGACGGCTACCGGGTGCTGTGCCCCGACCTGCGCGGCGCGGGCTGGAGCTCGGCGCCACGCTGCCGGTACCTCAAGAGCGAAATGGCCGACGACCTGGCCGCGGTGCTGGATCGGCTAGGTGTCGAGAAGGTCAAACTCGTGGCCCATGACTGGGGCGGGCCGGTCGCCTTCATCATGATGCTGCGCTACCCCGCCAAGGTGACCGGCTTCTTCGGGCTCAATACCTCGGCGCCCTGGGTACGCCGCGACCTCGGGATGCTGCGGCACATGTGGCGGTTCTGGTACCAGATCCCAATGTCGTTGCCGGTCGTCGGGCCGCGGCTGATCGCCGACCCAAAAGCTCGCTACTTCCGGATGCTGACGTCCTGGGTCGGTGGCGGATACAGCGTGCCCGACGAGGATGTCCAGATCTACGTCGACTGCATGCGCCAGCCCGGGCACGCCGAAGCCGGCTCACGGTGGTACCGCAGCTTCCAGACCACCGAGATGCTGCGCTGGCTGCGTGGCGAATACAACGACAAACGGGTCGACGTGCCGGTGCGCTGGCTGCACGGCACCGGCGACCCGGTGATCACGCCCAACCTGCTGCGCGGATACGAAAGCCGCGCAAGCGATTTCGAGGTCGAGCTGGTCGACGGTGTGGGCCATTGGATCGTCGAGCAGCGGCCCGATCTGGTGCTGGACCGGTTACGGGCTTTCCTTACGGCTTGA
- a CDS encoding zinc-binding dehydrogenase, whose protein sequence is MRAERFYADTKKVALEDVPIPEPGPGEALVKVAFCGICHSDLSLINGTFPAQTPVVTQGHEASGTIAKLGPDVTDWAEGDRVVVAAGRPCQTCPNCRRGDVVNCLSIQLMAFAYDGAWAEYTVAQAAGLTRVPDNVPLEQAAILADAVSTPFGAVVRTGKVAIGESVGVWGVGGVGTHIVQLARLVGAAPVIALDINPAVLERALELGADYAFDTRDDGLVDKLAEVTGGRLLDVAFDAVGLKVTFEQALGSLTAGGRLVCVGMSAESPSIGPTVLFGVTRKQVLGHLGYQNVDIETLAKLVSLGRLDISRSISEVIALDDLPAGIEKLERQQGNPIRILVKP, encoded by the coding sequence ATGCGTGCGGAACGCTTCTACGCCGATACCAAAAAGGTTGCGCTGGAAGATGTTCCGATACCCGAGCCCGGTCCGGGCGAGGCCTTGGTCAAGGTTGCCTTCTGCGGGATCTGCCATTCGGACCTGAGCCTGATCAACGGAACGTTCCCGGCCCAGACACCGGTGGTGACCCAGGGCCACGAGGCCTCGGGCACTATCGCGAAGCTGGGTCCCGACGTGACGGACTGGGCCGAGGGTGACCGGGTGGTGGTGGCCGCCGGCCGGCCCTGCCAGACCTGTCCGAACTGCCGCCGCGGCGATGTCGTCAACTGCCTGAGCATCCAGTTGATGGCGTTCGCCTACGACGGCGCGTGGGCCGAATACACCGTGGCGCAGGCGGCCGGCCTGACCCGGGTGCCGGACAACGTTCCCCTGGAGCAGGCCGCGATCCTGGCCGACGCGGTGTCGACGCCGTTCGGCGCCGTCGTCCGGACCGGGAAGGTGGCGATCGGCGAATCGGTCGGGGTCTGGGGTGTCGGCGGGGTGGGCACCCATATCGTCCAGCTCGCCCGGTTGGTCGGTGCGGCGCCGGTGATCGCCCTGGACATCAACCCGGCCGTTCTCGAACGCGCCCTGGAACTCGGCGCCGACTACGCGTTCGACACCCGAGACGACGGGCTCGTCGACAAGCTTGCCGAGGTCACCGGCGGGCGGTTATTGGACGTGGCGTTCGATGCCGTCGGCCTGAAGGTGACGTTCGAACAGGCCCTGGGCTCGCTGACCGCCGGCGGGCGGCTGGTCTGCGTGGGGATGAGCGCGGAGTCGCCGAGCATCGGACCGACCGTGCTGTTCGGGGTGACCCGCAAGCAGGTGCTCGGTCACCTCGGTTACCAGAACGTCGACATCGAGACCCTGGCGAAGCTGGTTTCGCTTGGGCGCCTTGATATTTCGCGGTCGATCAGCGAGGTTATCGCGCTCGACGACCTGCCGGCGGGCATCGAGAAGCTGGAGCGCCAGCAGGGCAACCCGATCCGTATCCTGGTCAAGCCGTAA
- a CDS encoding TOBE domain-containing protein, with amino-acid sequence MRLSTRNQLKGTITEVDLGSVMAVVKVKLDGGDQIVTSSVTKDAAVELGLKAGQPATVFIKSTEVTIGVE; translated from the coding sequence ATGCGGCTATCGACCCGAAACCAGCTCAAGGGCACCATCACCGAGGTCGACCTCGGCAGCGTGATGGCGGTCGTCAAGGTCAAGCTCGACGGCGGCGACCAGATCGTCACCTCGTCGGTCACCAAGGACGCCGCAGTGGAGCTCGGCCTCAAGGCCGGCCAGCCCGCAACGGTGTTCATCAAGTCGACCGAGGTCACGATCGGCGTCGAGTGA
- a CDS encoding TetR/AcrR family transcriptional regulator, producing the protein MTAVAGSAAPADIDPFRLRLFDGLAAAIGERGYRATTVADVVRHARTSKRTFYDQFASKEQCFLELLRADVEQLGLRIQAAVDPDADWHQQIRQAVEAYVGHIESRPAITLSWIRELPSLGAVARPVQRRGLQLLSTLLIDLSAGPGFRRAGLPPLTVPLSVILLGGLRELTALAVEDGRPVRDVVEPAIDASIALLGPRS; encoded by the coding sequence GTGACAGCGGTTGCCGGCAGTGCCGCGCCGGCCGACATCGATCCCTTTCGGCTTCGGCTGTTCGACGGCCTGGCCGCCGCTATCGGTGAACGCGGCTACCGCGCGACCACCGTCGCCGACGTCGTGCGCCACGCGCGGACCTCGAAACGCACCTTCTACGACCAGTTCGCCAGCAAGGAGCAGTGCTTCCTGGAGCTACTGCGGGCCGACGTCGAACAGCTCGGCCTGCGCATCCAGGCCGCGGTCGATCCCGACGCCGACTGGCATCAGCAGATTCGCCAGGCGGTCGAGGCCTACGTAGGCCACATCGAGTCCCGGCCGGCCATCACCTTGAGCTGGATTCGCGAACTCCCCTCGCTGGGCGCCGTCGCGCGCCCTGTCCAGCGCCGCGGATTGCAGCTGCTGTCCACCCTGCTGATCGACCTCAGTGCCGGCCCGGGGTTCCGGCGGGCCGGCCTACCCCCGCTGACCGTGCCGTTGTCGGTCATCCTGCTGGGCGGACTGCGCGAGCTGACCGCGCTTGCCGTCGAGGACGGGCGGCCGGTCCGCGACGTCGTCGAACCGGCGATCGATGCGTCGATAGCCCTCCTGGGCCCTCGTTCCTGA
- a CDS encoding cytochrome P450, which translates to MSHAITDAPAQPEVTLPPAPRIPSLVQGLVFAVTRRGMMRRLARRYGNVFTLNIPIYGRVVVVGDPQLARQVFTTSPDELGNIQPNLSRLFGSGSVFALDGDDHRRRRRLLAPPFHGKSIKKYEAIIEEETLRETARWPQGEPFATLPSMMHITLNAILRAVFGADGAELDELRRLIPPWVTLGSRLAAMPKPKRNYGRYSPWGRLAEYRRQYDAVLDTLIDRERSDPDFADRTDVLALMLRSTYDDGSVMSRKDIGDELLTLLAAGHETTAATLAWAFERLTRHPRLLADLVAEADAGGDELRQATILEVQRARTVIDFAARHVYSDVYRLGEWSIPRGDSIIVNIGQIHDNPDVFPDPQRFDPQRYLGGKPSAFAWIPFGGGTRRCVGAAFANMEMDVVLRTVLRHFVIETTTAPDEKWHCRGVAYIPKDGGRIVVRRR; encoded by the coding sequence ATGAGCCACGCAATCACCGATGCGCCGGCACAACCCGAAGTCACGTTGCCGCCGGCGCCGCGGATCCCGAGCCTGGTGCAAGGCCTGGTCTTTGCGGTCACCCGCCGCGGCATGATGCGTCGGCTGGCGCGCCGCTACGGCAACGTCTTCACCCTGAACATCCCCATCTACGGGCGGGTCGTCGTCGTCGGTGATCCGCAGCTGGCAAGGCAGGTGTTCACCACCAGCCCCGACGAATTGGGCAACATCCAGCCGAATCTGAGCCGGCTGTTCGGCTCCGGTTCGGTGTTCGCGCTCGACGGTGATGACCACCGCCGGCGGCGACGCTTGTTGGCACCGCCGTTTCACGGCAAGAGCATCAAGAAATACGAGGCCATCATCGAGGAGGAGACGCTGCGCGAGACGGCTCGCTGGCCGCAGGGCGAGCCGTTCGCGACCCTGCCGTCGATGATGCACATCACCCTCAACGCCATCCTGCGTGCGGTGTTCGGGGCCGACGGCGCCGAACTCGACGAGTTGCGCCGGCTGATTCCGCCGTGGGTCACGTTGGGCTCGCGGCTGGCGGCGATGCCCAAACCGAAACGCAACTATGGCCGGTACAGCCCGTGGGGCCGGCTGGCCGAGTATCGGCGGCAATACGACGCCGTCCTGGACACGCTGATCGACCGCGAGCGCTCGGACCCGGACTTCGCCGACCGGACCGACGTGCTCGCGTTGATGTTGCGCAGCACCTACGACGACGGTTCGGTCATGTCCCGCAAGGACATTGGTGACGAGCTGCTCACCCTGCTGGCCGCCGGGCACGAAACCACCGCGGCCACGCTGGCCTGGGCGTTCGAGCGGTTGACCCGGCACCCGCGGCTGCTGGCCGACCTGGTGGCGGAGGCCGATGCGGGCGGTGACGAGCTGCGCCAGGCGACGATCCTGGAAGTCCAGCGGGCCAGGACCGTCATCGATTTCGCGGCCCGCCACGTCTATTCCGACGTATATCGGCTCGGTGAGTGGTCGATCCCGCGCGGGGATTCGATCATCGTCAACATCGGCCAGATTCACGACAACCCCGACGTATTCCCCGACCCGCAGCGCTTCGACCCGCAGCGCTACCTCGGCGGTAAGCCGTCGGCGTTCGCCTGGATCCCGTTCGGCGGTGGCACCCGCCGTTGCGTGGGCGCGGCGTTCGCCAACATGGAGATGGATGTGGTGCTGCGAACGGTGTTGCGCCACTTCGTCATCGAGACGACCACGGCGCCCGACGAGAAGTGGCACTGTCGCGGTGTTGCCTACATCCCCAAGGACGGCGGACGGATCGTGGTGCGCCGGCGCTGA
- the msrA gene encoding peptide-methionine (S)-S-oxide reductase MsrA, with amino-acid sequence MTTNKAILAGGCFWGMQDLIRRQPGVIATRVGYSGGETPNATYRNHGNHAEAVEIVYDPAVTDYRALLEFFFQIHDPTTKNRQGNDVGTSYRSAIFYLDDEQRRIALDTIADVEASGLWPGKVVTDVSPAGEFWEAEPEHQDYLQRYPYGYTCHYIRPGWKLPRRASANP; translated from the coding sequence ATGACGACCAACAAGGCAATCCTGGCCGGCGGATGCTTCTGGGGCATGCAGGACCTGATCCGCCGCCAGCCCGGTGTCATCGCCACCCGCGTCGGCTACAGCGGCGGTGAGACCCCCAACGCCACCTATCGAAATCACGGCAACCACGCCGAGGCCGTCGAAATCGTCTACGACCCGGCGGTCACCGACTACCGCGCACTGCTGGAGTTCTTCTTCCAGATCCACGACCCGACCACGAAGAACCGGCAGGGTAACGATGTCGGCACCAGCTACCGGTCGGCCATCTTCTACCTGGACGACGAACAGCGACGGATCGCGCTGGACACCATCGCCGACGTCGAGGCCTCCGGCCTGTGGCCGGGCAAAGTGGTCACCGACGTCAGCCCGGCCGGAGAATTCTGGGAAGCCGAGCCCGAGCACCAGGATTACCTGCAGCGCTACCCCTACGGGTATACCTGCCACTACATCCGCCCGGGCTGGAAACTGCCGCGGCGGGCCTCGGCAAACCCATAG